The proteins below come from a single Nitrospira sp. genomic window:
- the argJ gene encoding bifunctional glutamate N-acetyltransferase/amino-acid acetyltransferase ArgJ → MKTIPGGVTAPIGFQAAGVYSGIKKKKKQQLDLALLVSDREGPIAGVFTTNQVVAAPVILDRLHLKQGVGRAFLVNSGNANACTGPEGMQAAKEMAKLAATALNCAPHAIFVGSTGVIGQPLPIACIRKALPALAARVTRRGGAEAAAAIMTTDLKPKQVAVRAKLGGKIVTVGGMAKGSGMIHPNMATMLGYLTTDAAIGQRALQSALRQAVDQSFNCITVDGDTSTNDTVLCLANGMAGNRSITPGSADFTRFCAMLETVCRTLALKICWDGEGVTKVVRVEVAGATTTKAAKQIAQTVATSNLVKTALFGGDANWGRVMAALGRAGVPIDPSRISLQFGGVPMVRKGLGLGRAAERQLTTVFKAKEFTIRIDLGQGKASAHMWTTDLSYEYVRINASYRS, encoded by the coding sequence ATGAAGACTATCCCAGGAGGCGTGACCGCGCCGATCGGTTTTCAGGCCGCCGGCGTCTACAGCGGCATTAAGAAGAAAAAAAAGCAGCAGCTCGACCTGGCCTTACTCGTATCAGACCGTGAAGGTCCGATCGCCGGAGTATTTACAACCAATCAAGTCGTAGCCGCACCGGTCATCCTTGATCGCCTGCACCTCAAGCAGGGCGTCGGGCGCGCCTTCCTCGTCAATAGCGGAAACGCCAACGCCTGTACCGGGCCGGAAGGCATGCAGGCAGCCAAGGAGATGGCGAAGCTGGCAGCAACCGCTCTCAATTGCGCGCCACACGCCATCTTCGTCGGGTCAACCGGAGTCATCGGGCAACCGCTCCCGATCGCCTGCATCAGAAAAGCGCTTCCGGCACTGGCCGCACGCGTGACACGCCGAGGCGGGGCCGAAGCGGCTGCGGCGATCATGACCACCGACCTTAAACCCAAACAGGTGGCCGTGCGCGCCAAACTCGGCGGGAAAATAGTGACCGTCGGCGGCATGGCCAAGGGCTCGGGGATGATTCACCCGAATATGGCCACGATGCTAGGCTATCTGACCACTGACGCAGCCATCGGCCAACGCGCCCTTCAGTCGGCCTTGCGACAAGCGGTTGATCAATCGTTTAATTGCATCACGGTCGACGGCGACACCAGCACGAACGACACCGTGCTTTGCCTGGCCAACGGGATGGCCGGCAATCGCTCTATCACACCGGGCTCGGCCGACTTCACACGCTTCTGCGCGATGCTCGAAACGGTCTGCCGCACCCTGGCTCTGAAAATCTGCTGGGACGGCGAGGGCGTCACCAAGGTCGTCCGAGTAGAAGTCGCAGGAGCAACGACCACGAAAGCGGCGAAGCAAATCGCGCAAACGGTGGCGACGTCAAATCTAGTGAAAACTGCGCTCTTCGGCGGCGACGCCAATTGGGGCCGCGTCATGGCGGCGCTCGGGCGCGCAGGAGTGCCCATCGATCCTTCCCGCATCAGTCTGCAGTTTGGAGGGGTGCCGATGGTGCGCAAGGGCCTCGGACTCGGGCGCGCAGCCGAACGGCAATTGACCACCGTGTTCAAAGCCAAAGAGTTCACCATCCGCATTGATCTAGGTCAGGGCAAGGCCAGTGCGCACATGTGGACCACGGATTTGTCTTACGAATACGTGCGGATCAACGCGAGTTATCGGTCGTAA
- the rpsB gene encoding 30S ribosomal protein S2 → MGVVAIKELLEAGVHFGHQTNRWNPKMKRFLFGERNGVYIIDLQQTVERMEQAYAFARDTVAAGDSVLFVGTKRQAAEILEDEAKRANQFYINQRWLGGMLTNFQTIRRSIDKMKKMEATLADPTHQGHTKKELGQMQKEVVKLQKNLSGIRNMRALPGAVFILDTRIEHIAILEASRLEIPVIAIVDSNCDPDHIQYPIPGNDDAIRSIKLIISRIADACLEGAHLRAQQEETEFASAPAGGGAKAAANLAGVSAS, encoded by the coding sequence ATGGGAGTAGTTGCGATTAAGGAATTACTGGAAGCGGGCGTCCATTTCGGACACCAGACGAACCGATGGAATCCGAAGATGAAGCGATTCCTGTTCGGAGAACGCAACGGCGTCTACATTATCGACCTTCAACAGACGGTCGAACGTATGGAGCAGGCCTATGCCTTCGCTCGCGACACCGTGGCAGCCGGTGACTCCGTCCTGTTCGTCGGTACGAAACGCCAGGCGGCTGAAATTTTGGAAGACGAGGCCAAGCGCGCCAACCAGTTCTATATCAATCAACGCTGGCTGGGAGGCATGCTGACTAATTTCCAGACGATCCGCCGCAGCATTGACAAAATGAAAAAAATGGAAGCGACCCTCGCTGATCCGACGCATCAGGGCCACACGAAAAAAGAGCTCGGACAGATGCAGAAGGAAGTCGTGAAGTTGCAGAAAAACCTCTCGGGCATTCGCAACATGCGCGCCCTCCCCGGCGCCGTCTTCATTCTGGATACACGCATCGAACACATTGCCATCCTCGAGGCCAGCCGACTGGAAATCCCGGTCATTGCCATCGTGGATTCGAATTGCGATCCCGATCACATCCAGTACCCGATTCCCGGCAACGACGATGCGATTCGTTCCATCAAGCTGATCATTTCCCGGATTGCGGACGCCTGCCTCGAAGGCGCGCATCTCCGTGCTCAGCAGGAAGAAACCGAGTTTGCCTCAGCACCAGCCGGTGGCGGCGCGAAAGCGGCGGCGAATTTGGCCGGCGTCTCGGCGTCCTAA
- the tsf gene encoding translation elongation factor Ts, translating into MASLSELVKELREKTGAGILDCQKALTENGNSIDKAIDYLRQKGLAAAQKKAGRETNQGLIHAYIHAGGKIGVLIEVNCETDFVARNEQFKAFVNDLALQVAAASPSYVRREEIAADVVAKERSIYEGQAKELGKPPAAWPKIVEGKLEKFYQENCLLEQGFIKDPSVVIKDLLAQQISTIGENMNIRRFTRFQLGQA; encoded by the coding sequence ATGGCAAGTTTGAGTGAATTGGTGAAAGAATTGCGCGAGAAAACCGGGGCCGGCATTCTGGATTGTCAAAAAGCCCTGACCGAAAACGGAAACAGCATCGACAAAGCGATCGATTATCTTCGACAGAAGGGGCTGGCGGCGGCGCAGAAAAAGGCCGGCCGTGAAACCAACCAGGGTCTGATCCACGCCTACATCCACGCCGGAGGAAAAATCGGCGTCCTCATCGAAGTGAACTGCGAAACCGATTTCGTCGCACGGAATGAGCAATTCAAGGCCTTCGTGAACGACCTCGCACTGCAGGTGGCGGCGGCAAGCCCCTCCTACGTCAGGCGGGAAGAGATCGCCGCCGATGTGGTGGCGAAGGAACGAAGCATCTACGAAGGGCAAGCCAAGGAATTGGGAAAACCGCCGGCGGCCTGGCCCAAAATCGTCGAAGGCAAGCTCGAAAAGTTCTATCAAGAAAACTGCCTGCTGGAACAGGGCTTCATCAAGGATCCCTCCGTCGTCATTAAGGATCTCCTGGCACAACAAATTTCCACGATCGGCGAGAACATGAACATCCGTCGATTCACGAGATTTCAACTAGGCCAAGCATGA
- a CDS encoding UMP kinase: MSAAHYRRILLKVSGEMLAGEQGYGIQPSILEGLAEEIAGVVAMDVEVAVVIGGGNIFRGLAASARGMERASADYMGMLATVLNALALQNALESKGVSTRVQSAIEMRQLAEGYIRRRAIRHLEKKRVVIFAGGTGNPYFSTDTAASLRAMEIGAQVIMKGTKVDGIYDSDPVKNPQAKKYREIPFLSILTQNLKVMDSTAISLCMDNRLPLIVFNLKEKGNLKRVVQGDPIGTLVTVESR; the protein is encoded by the coding sequence ATGAGTGCTGCCCACTACCGCCGCATCCTGCTGAAAGTCAGCGGAGAAATGCTGGCCGGTGAGCAGGGCTATGGCATTCAACCTTCGATTCTCGAAGGACTCGCAGAAGAGATTGCCGGCGTCGTCGCGATGGATGTCGAAGTCGCCGTCGTCATCGGCGGCGGCAATATCTTCCGCGGTCTGGCCGCCAGCGCACGCGGCATGGAGCGGGCATCCGCCGATTACATGGGCATGCTCGCGACCGTGTTGAATGCCTTAGCCCTCCAGAATGCCTTGGAGAGCAAGGGCGTGAGTACCCGCGTCCAATCGGCGATTGAAATGCGACAGTTGGCCGAAGGTTACATTCGGCGACGCGCCATCCGGCACTTGGAGAAGAAACGTGTGGTGATTTTCGCCGGAGGGACGGGCAATCCGTACTTTTCTACGGATACCGCCGCGTCGCTCCGGGCGATGGAGATCGGCGCACAGGTCATCATGAAGGGCACCAAGGTCGACGGGATCTACGACAGCGACCCGGTCAAGAATCCACAGGCGAAGAAATACCGCGAGATCCCGTTCCTTTCAATCCTCACCCAGAATCTCAAGGTCATGGATTCGACGGCGATCAGCCTGTGCATGGACAACCGATTGCCATTGATCGTCTTCAATTTGAAAGAAAAGGGCAACTTGAAACGTGTCGTCCAGGGTGATCCCATCGGAACCCTGGTCACCGTGGAAAGCCGCTAA
- the frr gene encoding ribosome recycling factor, with the protein MSTAQEVKHRVTEKMDHAIEHLKRDLAGIRTGRASVALLDGIKVDYYGTLTPLKQVANVATPEARLITIQPWEQNLIREIEKAIQTSDLGLTPSNDGKMIRIPLPPLTEERRKDLIKVCKKHGEEMKVQIRGFRRDGNEELKKLQKDAKLTEDELRKSEAEIQKFTDQYVQKIDDMMKKKEGEILEV; encoded by the coding sequence ATGTCGACGGCGCAGGAAGTCAAACATCGTGTCACCGAAAAGATGGACCACGCGATCGAGCATCTGAAACGCGACTTGGCTGGCATCCGCACGGGTCGCGCCTCGGTGGCGCTCCTCGACGGCATCAAAGTCGACTACTACGGCACGCTGACACCCTTGAAACAGGTGGCAAACGTGGCCACTCCGGAAGCCCGCCTCATCACGATTCAGCCCTGGGAACAAAATCTGATCCGGGAAATCGAAAAGGCGATTCAAACGTCCGACCTTGGACTGACGCCGTCGAACGACGGCAAGATGATTCGTATTCCGCTTCCGCCGCTGACCGAAGAGCGCCGCAAGGATCTCATCAAGGTCTGCAAGAAGCACGGCGAAGAAATGAAGGTGCAGATTCGCGGCTTTCGCCGGGACGGAAATGAAGAACTGAAGAAGCTGCAAAAAGACGCCAAGCTCACCGAAGATGAACTGCGAAAGTCGGAAGCAGAGATTCAAAAATTCACCGACCAGTATGTGCAGAAGATTGACGACATGATGAAGAAAAAAGAAGGCGAAATTCTGGAAGTCTAG
- the alr gene encoding alanine racemase codes for MYQPSESSPTSAVIDLTALAQNVAQVRRLAPHADILAVVKANAYGHGALDITRALQQLSVRRFGVATGDEGIALRQAGIQDAILVMGATVPAQFAELVAHRLTPVLYRADLIPAFAAHIRSAHVPYPVHIKIETGMGRLGVSPQEVPDLLESTEFQTVLRLEGLMTHLADADNQGSEHTDSQLARFQHTLDTLQQRGLTISLIHAANSAAIIRYPTSLHSLVRPGIMLYGYHTLSEGIEAPGLRPVLAWKTSIAHLHRVQAGDSVSYNRTFIASRPSRIAVLPVGYADGYNRLLSNRGQVLVGGRRVPVIGRVCMDMTMVDVTDVQGVQVGQEAILIGQQGSERITAADLAAWQQTIPYEILCAIGPRVPRRYLPLVSPAGEAPQER; via the coding sequence GTGTATCAGCCGTCCGAATCCTCCCCAACGTCAGCCGTCATCGATCTCACTGCCCTCGCGCAGAATGTCGCCCAGGTGCGGCGTCTCGCTCCTCATGCCGACATCCTCGCCGTCGTCAAGGCCAATGCCTATGGACATGGCGCACTCGATATTACCCGCGCATTGCAGCAACTCTCGGTACGTCGGTTCGGCGTCGCCACCGGGGATGAGGGCATCGCCCTGCGCCAGGCGGGCATTCAGGATGCCATCCTGGTCATGGGTGCCACAGTCCCCGCGCAATTTGCAGAGCTGGTCGCCCATCGCTTGACGCCCGTGCTCTACCGGGCCGATCTCATTCCAGCCTTCGCCGCTCACATCCGATCCGCCCACGTGCCCTACCCGGTTCATATCAAAATCGAAACTGGCATGGGCCGATTGGGGGTATCACCACAGGAAGTCCCCGACCTCCTTGAAAGCACGGAATTCCAGACTGTCTTGCGCCTCGAAGGACTGATGACTCATCTGGCGGATGCCGACAATCAGGGATCTGAGCATACGGACTCGCAGCTCGCACGGTTTCAACACACGCTCGACACCCTGCAACAGCGCGGCCTGACCATTTCACTGATCCATGCCGCCAACAGTGCCGCCATCATCCGGTACCCAACGAGCCTCCACTCGCTCGTGCGCCCCGGTATCATGTTGTACGGCTATCATACGCTGTCGGAGGGGATCGAGGCGCCGGGCTTACGGCCAGTCCTTGCTTGGAAGACCAGCATCGCCCACCTCCACCGAGTTCAGGCAGGCGACAGTGTCAGTTACAACCGTACCTTCATCGCCTCGCGCCCGTCTCGCATCGCGGTGCTGCCGGTCGGCTATGCGGACGGCTACAACCGGTTGCTCTCGAATCGTGGACAGGTGCTGGTCGGCGGACGCCGAGTGCCGGTGATCGGGCGCGTCTGCATGGACATGACGATGGTCGACGTCACGGACGTGCAAGGCGTCCAAGTTGGCCAGGAGGCAATCCTCATCGGGCAACAGGGCTCCGAACGGATCACCGCTGCCGACCTCGCCGCCTGGCAACAGACCATTCCCTATGAGATTCTCTGCGCCATCGGTCCACGCGTGCCACGCCGGTATCTGCCACTCGTCTCTCCCGCCGGTGAGGCGCCTCAAGAACGCTGA
- a CDS encoding DUF4403 family protein: MTRWIPFIQRQLIRAYAVILLATSITPAMAAGTQTPGQAGTQPSAMTIHIPIPVTPLAELYGNIHQQLATRRGQGAEWVTLGGGSGFLKYRLWPDEQGSTTTGDRLLSHSTVPFGVEYAKQIKGAITKIAECGQRDASTGAGRLSVTVATTFKQARSYTVLPASQVSAVQSVHPCILSEQGVDAGPLMAQVYRSNLLDVLPAIDRKAAGLATVKPAVARMWNDLQEPLLLDETEQLWLLLNPVTTAAAGIAPLSGTPAAGYGVIAKPTVVRGPKPTSRHLPLPEPQDHFDNDGFHVDFALQVPMEEANQRLREAVIGQEWSLGVGTIKIVNATLYPLGNQVGVELILRGLLPLTLRLKGTPAYDESAGRILFREVDYTIKERTAATDLAEEWLHEPLRAELAGRLSLPIREELDLMRQALEKGLNRELTGGRLRGTVRQLSLENLAVQAESLSVQFKTEGTLRYDAHADVAAP, translated from the coding sequence ATGACCCGCTGGATCCCATTCATACAGCGCCAGTTAATTCGGGCATACGCCGTCATCCTGTTAGCCACCTCAATCACACCAGCCATGGCCGCAGGCACACAGACTCCGGGACAAGCTGGCACACAACCTTCCGCCATGACGATTCACATCCCGATTCCGGTCACGCCGCTCGCGGAGCTGTATGGGAACATCCATCAACAACTCGCGACGCGTCGAGGCCAGGGGGCTGAATGGGTGACGCTGGGCGGCGGGAGCGGGTTTCTCAAGTACCGGCTCTGGCCTGACGAGCAGGGCTCGACCACAACGGGAGACCGGCTCCTGTCGCATAGTACCGTGCCATTCGGGGTGGAATATGCCAAGCAGATCAAAGGCGCCATCACAAAAATCGCCGAATGCGGACAACGCGATGCCTCCACCGGGGCGGGACGACTGTCGGTGACGGTGGCGACGACGTTCAAGCAGGCCCGCAGTTATACCGTACTCCCGGCCAGCCAAGTCAGCGCCGTGCAATCGGTTCACCCTTGCATCTTGTCTGAGCAGGGCGTAGACGCCGGTCCATTGATGGCGCAAGTCTATCGCAGCAATCTCCTGGACGTTCTTCCTGCGATCGACCGCAAGGCAGCCGGCCTCGCCACCGTCAAACCGGCGGTCGCCCGCATGTGGAACGACCTCCAAGAGCCATTGCTGTTGGATGAAACGGAGCAGCTGTGGCTGTTGCTGAACCCGGTGACCACCGCTGCGGCCGGCATCGCACCCCTCTCAGGCACGCCCGCTGCCGGTTATGGTGTCATCGCGAAGCCAACGGTCGTACGAGGCCCCAAGCCCACATCGCGTCACCTGCCGCTCCCCGAACCGCAGGATCATTTCGACAATGATGGATTCCATGTCGATTTCGCGTTGCAGGTACCGATGGAAGAAGCGAATCAACGCTTGCGCGAAGCCGTCATCGGTCAAGAGTGGTCGCTGGGAGTCGGGACCATCAAGATTGTCAACGCCACACTGTATCCACTCGGCAACCAGGTGGGAGTCGAATTGATCCTCCGCGGCCTCCTCCCATTGACCCTGCGCCTCAAGGGGACGCCGGCCTACGATGAATCAGCGGGACGCATCCTGTTCCGTGAGGTCGATTACACCATCAAGGAACGCACAGCCGCTACCGACCTGGCGGAGGAATGGTTGCACGAACCTTTACGAGCAGAGCTGGCTGGCAGGCTGTCCCTGCCGATTCGTGAAGAATTGGATCTGATGCGACAGGCCCTCGAGAAGGGACTCAACCGTGAGTTGACCGGGGGACGTTTGCGGGGCACGGTCCGGCAGCTCTCGCTGGAAAACCTTGCGGTGCAGGCCGAGAGCCTGTCGGTCCAGTTCAAGACGGAGGGCACGTTGCGCTACGACGCCCACGCCGACGTCGCCGCGCCGTGA
- a CDS encoding MTH1187 family thiamine-binding protein, which translates to MVLLEFSMSPLGKGESVSKYVARSLDIIDKSGVDYRLNPMGTVLEGEWDEVMAVVKKCYARMRKDCNRISCSIKIDYRKGPKGRLAGKVSSVEKQLKRKLKV; encoded by the coding sequence ATGGTGTTATTGGAATTCAGTATGTCGCCGCTGGGCAAGGGCGAGAGTGTGAGCAAGTATGTCGCGCGTTCTCTGGACATCATCGACAAGAGCGGAGTGGACTATCGGTTGAACCCGATGGGGACGGTGCTGGAAGGGGAGTGGGACGAGGTGATGGCGGTCGTGAAGAAATGTTACGCCCGCATGCGTAAGGATTGTAATCGCATCTCCTGCAGCATCAAGATTGACTATCGCAAGGGACCGAAGGGACGGCTGGCCGGCAAAGTCTCCAGCGTGGAAAAACAGCTGAAGCGGAAACTGAAGGTCTAG
- a CDS encoding bifunctional precorrin-2 dehydrogenase/sirohydrochlorin ferrochelatase: MAANPGFQLSLDVRGWPVLVIGGNEEAAEKAQRLLDAGAKVTVISPTLHESLRKLAASAKIIHRGRHFRSNDLESVILVLNTLRDDRELAHSLIRLAREQKFLLWSVDQPDVSNVVMPAVVSSGHMRVAISSSGQAPALSGFMKEDLERILDSEFAAFVDWLSELREQTKANEPDAEKRRALLREALDGFRLLGKVQYPKVWAEQRAKQQAAASPATP; encoded by the coding sequence ATGGCGGCAAACCCTGGGTTTCAACTTTCACTCGATGTGCGTGGCTGGCCGGTGTTGGTTATCGGCGGCAATGAAGAGGCGGCCGAGAAGGCGCAGCGGCTGTTGGATGCCGGCGCGAAAGTGACGGTAATCAGTCCGACATTGCACGAGTCCCTTCGCAAACTGGCGGCGTCGGCGAAGATCATCCATCGCGGGCGGCACTTTCGCTCAAACGATCTGGAAAGTGTGATTCTCGTCTTAAATACGTTACGCGACGATCGTGAACTCGCGCACTCGCTGATTCGATTGGCCCGTGAACAGAAATTCCTGCTCTGGTCGGTCGACCAGCCTGACGTCTCGAACGTGGTGATGCCGGCTGTGGTCAGTTCCGGGCACATGCGCGTGGCGATCAGTTCGAGCGGACAGGCGCCGGCGCTGTCCGGCTTCATGAAGGAGGATCTCGAACGGATTCTCGATAGTGAATTTGCGGCCTTTGTCGATTGGCTGAGCGAACTGCGGGAGCAGACCAAAGCGAATGAACCGGATGCCGAGAAGCGCCGCGCACTCTTGCGTGAAGCGTTAGACGGCTTTCGTCTGTTGGGGAAGGTGCAGTACCCGAAGGTTTGGGCTGAGCAACGTGCGAAACAGCAGGCCGCCGCATCGCCGGCCACGCCATAG
- a CDS encoding HNH endonuclease, translated as MEMTLLLNSTYEPLRVLHWQKAITLLWQGKVEVLEVYDRQIHGISISIKLPSVMRLLKLVKLKDAHRAVKFSRINIFTRDGYCCQYCRHKFRTEELTFDHVVPIAKGGRKTWENIVTACWRCNNRKSGRTPEEANMRLMKKPVKPRWSPTVTITIGIRNTPESWRDYLYWNLELDADPSDP; from the coding sequence ATGGAAATGACCTTGTTGCTCAACTCCACCTATGAACCGCTGCGTGTCCTGCATTGGCAAAAGGCCATTACCTTGCTCTGGCAGGGGAAGGTCGAAGTCCTCGAAGTCTACGATCGCCAAATCCACGGCATCTCGATCTCCATCAAACTGCCTTCGGTCATGCGGCTGCTGAAGCTGGTGAAGCTGAAGGATGCCCATCGCGCGGTCAAGTTTTCCCGCATCAATATTTTTACACGCGACGGGTATTGCTGCCAGTATTGCCGGCACAAGTTCCGGACCGAAGAACTGACGTTCGACCATGTCGTGCCCATTGCCAAGGGCGGCCGCAAGACGTGGGAAAACATCGTGACAGCCTGTTGGCGATGCAACAACCGGAAAAGCGGACGGACTCCGGAAGAAGCCAACATGCGCCTGATGAAGAAACCGGTGAAGCCTCGTTGGAGTCCCACGGTGACCATCACCATCGGGATTCGCAACACGCCGGAAAGCTGGCGAGACTACCTGTATTGGAACCTCGAGCTGGACGCGGATCCGTCCGATCCGTAG
- a CDS encoding Rieske 2Fe-2S domain-containing protein: MDSDIDYVTVAHIDQVPPGTCRTVEVDGVFLALCNVEGTFRAIDNTCPHAGGPLGEGCLTGDLIECPWHGWRFDVHTGERPENPEIRVTCVEVRVQGSDVQVKVPLTL; the protein is encoded by the coding sequence ATGGACTCAGACATCGACTACGTCACAGTCGCCCACATCGATCAAGTCCCACCCGGGACCTGCCGCACGGTGGAAGTCGACGGCGTCTTTCTCGCGCTCTGCAATGTGGAGGGCACGTTTCGAGCCATCGACAACACCTGCCCCCACGCCGGCGGACCATTGGGAGAAGGCTGTCTGACTGGCGACCTGATCGAATGCCCTTGGCACGGATGGCGATTCGACGTTCATACCGGCGAGCGGCCAGAGAACCCCGAGATCCGCGTCACATGCGTCGAAGTGCGGGTCCAGGGTTCGGATGTGCAGGTGAAAGTCCCGCTTACATTGTAG
- a CDS encoding gamma-glutamylcyclotransferase, translated as MKFFFYADNLNPSQLKRRAPEHKFLFTAYLPDHSVQFCRWSTQWRCGLASVVPSPGEKVWGAVFEITDEDLKILDEFENDVPQGAYRHLPVTVITEEGEKLLVTTHAANPIGKFKPKEHYIDWVLKGLKQWKLPEECVEQWKAYKPA; from the coding sequence ATGAAGTTCTTCTTTTACGCGGACAATTTGAACCCGTCTCAACTCAAGCGTCGCGCCCCGGAACATAAGTTTCTCTTCACGGCGTATCTCCCCGACCATAGCGTGCAATTTTGTCGCTGGTCGACGCAGTGGCGTTGTGGCTTGGCGAGCGTCGTGCCGTCGCCCGGAGAAAAGGTCTGGGGAGCCGTGTTCGAAATCACCGACGAAGATCTCAAGATCCTCGACGAGTTCGAAAACGATGTTCCGCAAGGCGCCTACCGGCATTTGCCGGTGACCGTCATCACGGAAGAGGGTGAAAAGTTACTGGTTACCACCCACGCGGCCAATCCCATCGGCAAGTTCAAGCCGAAAGAACATTATATCGATTGGGTCCTCAAGGGACTCAAACAGTGGAAGTTGCCCGAAGAATGCGTCGAACAGTGGAAGGCCTATAAGCCAGCCTGA
- a CDS encoding (2Fe-2S) ferredoxin domain-containing protein — translation MPKPKHHILVCTNARPPGHPKPSCGGQGSAQLLMSFNMGLMQRGIMPGEVLVTGSSCLGPCEQGPTVVVYPEGTWYSKVTEADVATILDEHIKGGKPAEKLNPDSIWK, via the coding sequence ATGCCAAAACCAAAACATCATATCCTTGTCTGCACCAACGCCCGTCCGCCGGGCCACCCGAAACCATCCTGCGGCGGCCAGGGTTCTGCACAATTGTTGATGAGCTTCAACATGGGACTCATGCAGCGCGGCATCATGCCGGGCGAAGTGCTGGTCACAGGTTCTTCCTGCCTGGGGCCCTGCGAGCAGGGCCCGACGGTCGTCGTCTATCCCGAAGGCACCTGGTATTCCAAGGTGACTGAAGCCGACGTCGCAACCATTCTCGATGAGCACATCAAGGGTGGAAAACCGGCCGAGAAACTGAATCCGGATTCGATCTGGAAATAG
- a CDS encoding MogA/MoaB family molybdenum cofactor biosynthesis protein yields MNTPSHKEHKHHAPRSVACMIITCSDTRTPETDTSGQLIQTLLKENGHTVAAYHLVKDEPAQITARISEGVANDSVQAIIINGGTGISRRDSTFEAVDAMLEKRLDGFGEVFRFLTYQEIGSPAIMSRATAGIIKGHVLFSTPGSENAVRLAMEKLILPELGHLVKELTK; encoded by the coding sequence ATGAACACCCCGAGCCACAAAGAACACAAACACCACGCCCCGCGTTCCGTGGCTTGCATGATCATCACCTGCAGCGATACCCGCACGCCGGAGACTGACACGAGCGGCCAGTTGATTCAGACGCTTCTGAAGGAGAATGGTCATACGGTCGCGGCCTATCATCTCGTCAAGGACGAGCCGGCGCAGATCACTGCACGGATCTCGGAAGGTGTGGCCAACGACTCCGTGCAGGCCATCATCATCAACGGCGGAACGGGAATCTCCCGGCGGGATTCGACGTTTGAAGCCGTTGACGCAATGCTGGAAAAACGCCTGGATGGATTCGGCGAAGTGTTTCGCTTCCTGACCTATCAGGAGATCGGCTCACCGGCCATCATGAGCCGCGCCACCGCCGGCATCATCAAAGGCCACGTCCTCTTCTCCACCCCGGGCTCTGAAAACGCCGTACGCCTGGCGATGGAAAAACTCATCCTCCCCGAACTCGGTCATCTGGTTAAAGAACTCACAAAATAG
- a CDS encoding CBS domain-containing protein, producing MATVSQIMNKKPQSIGPTTSVRGAAKKMKTLRVSSLLIKKGKNHVGIVTDTDLVRKGLATNQDVGKLTVEQVMSSPLCTIESNQEVDDAQDMMGDLGVRHLAVTKGGAIVGVVSVRDLLMHYKRYAQSKLADKQTYSEPKISQD from the coding sequence ATGGCAACAGTGTCGCAAATCATGAACAAGAAACCTCAGAGCATCGGTCCGACGACGTCCGTTCGCGGCGCGGCAAAGAAGATGAAAACTCTGCGGGTTAGCTCTCTTCTGATCAAGAAGGGGAAAAATCACGTCGGCATCGTCACCGACACGGATCTCGTCCGGAAGGGGTTGGCCACCAATCAAGACGTGGGGAAGCTCACCGTCGAACAGGTGATGAGCTCGCCGCTGTGCACCATCGAGAGCAATCAGGAGGTCGATGATGCCCAGGACATGATGGGCGATCTCGGCGTACGGCATCTCGCGGTGACCAAGGGTGGGGCAATTGTGGGGGTGGTGTCGGTGCGCGATCTTTTGATGCACTACAAGCGGTATGCGCAGTCGAAACTGGCCGATAAGCAGACGTATTCTGAACCGAAGATCTCACAGGACTAA